The Anopheles coluzzii chromosome 2, AcolN3, whole genome shotgun sequence genome window below encodes:
- the LOC120948726 gene encoding homeobox protein prospero-like isoform X5: MMSSEEDSDSFGLYVDKLLKNNPTNTVTISSNGSNSNSSNGSSSSSSNGNGSGNNSKRSRQRVDAGEPRNSYSSIPSFSSRPSFMSSGLYGAIFSQAQQQHFSGLFGPGGYGPAAASKMLNELLGRQVKQAQDATDQDTLSMLSAIEAAAASISSSVAGSIGNNGDCGLTAQDNSSGVVNGASGAVNPAKLGFESVTNLNNNNTNTNNNNTSACNNSGAGDNSGSAKAAKSGKSGSGCSGVTVPVSDVTMGSNRRSSSSSSTSSNSSTSSSSTSSSSNSSNSSNHNNAVANTNGENNGGGGGGTIGDSGAPKSSSSRNATTSSSNNNNNNSGADGSCSNGLGGVIDLDGDSTTPPATSELAHHMLRNILQGKKDLMALDHELRATIQSNQSGQHAAGGRISPDNNNVIGSKNNNHSSCSGGGANTIFDMGKLSENSLGAIVNGGELSDSSDVGACTPKAKSRGNNQNAKASHGAASDSAKCDDLLGGSADACRQSNGSGAVAVETINPKQEKSDVIDELVASLPEDDEVDETVPSPASSTGAGSNGGLIAKQELMDLDDCCLDDKERDERTPTPGSGIVPTSRAEPEALNMKRARVENIVSSMRASPAILSQPPVNGCKKRKLYHPQQHDNSAAERYAAAAAAGLNLGLTLQNFMLSSSAAAAAAAAAATNTAATTTPVTDPATTDDDEDLVETVTTPHIHQKRVEKDVLKSQLRSMQEQLAEMQQKYVQLCSRMEQQSDTTQEVVDDSSSSDIMEDDASAPDLSPEKPHHHHHHHHLSASSTQMKEVAAAGPKGQSNAAAAAAAAAAAADASSMLQMMSKMMSAKLHNSLPNAAHSLQAGGFNGAHPFLQHMQQAAAAAASMPHEPIGQQPPAPPAVAPQHSQQISNAAAMYQKLFLEQEARLVKAEQAERSLQASNQQLLQQQQQQQQQSQQQQQAIMPQQPQQQQQQQQHQPDRNASNNSSQVMQSQVTMQHQPQPQAQNQTSQALLQSPVQHPQSQHPQQQQQHSPTHPQPSQQSCGLVQPVPANVTLPPLPPSQQQQQHQPQPHPAVVQPPQQQLSPTHVPMHAMPQTNHAAAIGGHNMPAIPKGSSIPSDLTNRLNMMRSSASSVGPMSGTDLEGLADVLKTEITASLSNLVDSIVTRFVHQRRFLGKQSEAAAAAAEQLNKDLLMASQLLDRKSPRTKISQSDRSSIGGSQSGNAPMLSTPSLNNASQPVPMGPGGMSVGTPAGNGNCIQQQPTLANNVTGCGGARLNGSSFPPMPGMNAMHVPTAGPGVDPKGGQQQQQQQQQQQPQQQQQLSMNSIGMPPHVRPSPSTAMFQASKTPQNINSVAAAALYNSMNQALGGTPSQVNPFCLPPPEPREHNPEQNEALSLVVTPKKKRHKVTDTRITPRTQQQPSQQQSQQQTQQQLPMGGATNCHGSSLGNGSNNSNSSSNNNNNNNSCNKNNNALSGQQQPQSQASTQQQQPTPGQQQQQPQSQPPAQFSSQSSGGTVQPTGPTTPTECKAERAGFHGSASSMLPVSLPTSVAIPNPSLHESQVFSPYSPFFNPHGPHGGPHGPQPSQFHHMKVSSSPPGINGMLDPRDSPPLPHPPTMLHPALLAAHHGSSPDYGHIRASMDVNDRNSDCTSADIAYNGMEPTISFSNQSLLLEASIAANQSLTPVNSSTLTPMHLRKAKLMFFWVRYPSSAVLKMYFPDIKFNKNNTAQLVKWFSNFREFYYIQMEKYARQAVSEGMKNADDIHVSNDSEIYRVLNLHYNRNNHIEVPQNFRYVVEQTLREFFRAIQGGKDTEQSWKKSIYKIISRMDDPVPEYFKSPNFLEQLE, from the exons ATGATGTCATCGGAGGAAGACTCTGATTCTTTCGGTTTGTACGTCGATAAGTTGCTAAAGAACAACCCTACCAACACAGTGACGATCAGCAGTAACGGCagtaacagcaacagcagcaacgggagcagcagcagcagcagcaacggcaacggcagcgGCAACAATAGCAAGCGCAGCAGACAGCGCGTAGACGCGGGCGAGCCAAGAAACAGCTACTCCTCGATACCCAGCTTCAGTTCGCGGCCGTCCTTCATGAGCAGCGGTCTATACGGGGCTATTTTTAGCCaggcgcagcagcaacatttcAGCGGACTATTCGGTCCCGGCGGTTACGGACCGGCGGCCGCCAGCAAGATGCTCAACGAACTGCTCGGCAGGCAAGTGAAGCAGGCCCAGGACGCGACCGACCAGGATACGCTGAGCATGCTGTCGGCCATTGAGGCTGCCGCggccagcatcagcagcagtgtgGCCGGCAGCATCGGCAACAACGGCGACTGCGGGCTTACCGCCCAGGACAACAGTAGTGGTGTGGTGAACGGTGCCAGTGGTGCGGTCAATCCCGCCAAGCTCGGGTTCGAAAGTGTGACGAAtctgaacaacaacaataccAACACGAACAATAATAATACGAGCGCGTGCAACAATTCTGGCGCCGGTGATAATAGCGGCAGTGCGAAGGCTGCCAAGAGCGGCAAGAGTGGTAGTGGTTGTAGTGGTGTAACTGTGCCGGTGTCGGATGTGACGATGGGCTCGAACCGGCGTAGTAGCAGCTCGAGCAGTacgagcagcaacagcagtaccagcagcagcagcactagcagcagcagcaacagtagcaacagcagcaatcaCAATAATGCTGTTGCGAACACTAATGGTGAAAACAacggaggtggtggtggcggtacgATCGGTGACAGTGGTGCGCCCAAGTCATCGAGCAGTAGGAACGCaactaccagcagcagcaacaacaacaacaacaacagtgggGCGGACGGTTCTTGCAGTAATGGCCTCGGTGGTGTTATAGACCTTGACGGTGACTCTACAACACCACCCGCCACGAGCGAGCTGGCCCACCACATGTTGCGCAACATCCTGCAGGGCAAGAAGGACCTGATGGCTCTCGATCACGAGCTGCGCGCGACGATCCAGAGCAACCAGAGTGGCCAGCATGCCGCCGGCGGTCGGATATCGCCCGACAACAACAATGTGATCGGCAGcaagaacaacaaccacagcagctgcagcggcggcggcgccaACACGATCTTCGACATGGGTAAGCTCAGTGAGAACAGCCTCGGCGCGATCGTGAACGGCGGCGAGCTGAGTGATTCGAGTGATGTGGGCGCGTGCACACCCAAGGCCAAGAGCCGGggcaataatcaaaatgcgaAAGCGAGCCACGGTGCAGCTAGTGATAGTGCGAAATGTGATGATTTGCTGGGCGGGTCGGCGGACGCGTGCCGCCAGTCGAACGGCAGTGGTGCGGTGGCGGTGGAAACGATCAACCCGAAGCAGGAGAAGAGCGACGTGATCGACGAGCTGGTGGCGTCCCTGCCGGAGGACGACGAGGTGGACGAAACCGTACCGTCGCCGGCGTCCTCGACCGGGGCCGGCAGTAACGGGGGGCTCATTGCGAAGCAGGAGCTGATGGACCTGGACGACTGCTGCCTGGACGATAAGGAGCGGGACGAGCGGACGCCCACGCCCGGCAGCGGCATCGTGCCGACGAGCCGAGCCGAACCGGAAGCGCTCAACATGAAGCGGGCCCGGGTGGAAAACATCGTGTCGTCGATGCGCGCTAGCCCGGCCATTCTGTCCCAGCCGCCGGTGAACGGATGCAAGAAGCGCAAGCTGTACCACCCCCAGCAGCACGACAACAGTGCGGCGGAGCGGTAcgcagcggcggcagcggccggCCTGAACCTAGGCCTAACGCTGCAGAACTTCATGCTGAGCAGCAgcgcggcggcagcggcggcggctgcggcggcgaCCAACACGGCCGCCACGACGACGCCCGTCACCGATCCGGCCacgaccgacgacgacgaggacctGGTCGAGACGGTCACGACGCCCCACATCCACCAGAAGCGGGTGGAGAAGGACGTACTTAAGTCGCAGCTGCGCTCGATGCAGGAGCAGCTGGCGGAGATGCAGCAGAAGTATGTGCAATTGTGCTCGCGCATGGAGCAGCAGTCCGACACGACGCAGGAGGTCGTGGACGACAGCTCGTCGAGCGACATCATGGAGGATGACGCGAGCGCGCCCGACCTGTCGCCCGAAAagccccaccaccaccaccaccaccaccatctgtCCGCGTCCAGCACGCAGATGAAGGAGGTGGCGGCGGCCGGACCGAAGGGCCAGTCGAACGCGGCAGccgcggcggcggcagcggcagcagccgcCGATGCGTCCAGCATGCTGCAGATGATGAGCAAGATGATGTCGGCCAAGCTGCACAACTCGCTGCCCAATGCGGCCCACTCGCTGCAGGCGGGCGGCTTCAACGGGGCGCACCCGTTCCTGCAACACATGCAGCAGGCGGCGGCCGCGGCCGCTTCGATGCCGCACGAGCCGATCGGGCAGCAGCCACCAGCGCCACCGGCCGTGGCGCCCCAGCATAGCCAGCAGATCAGCAATGCGGCGGCGATGTACCAGAAGCTGTTTCTCGAGCAGGAAGCGAGGCTAGTGAAGGCGGAACAAGCGGAACGGAGCCTGCAGGCTTCGAACCAGCAGCttctgcaacagcagcagcagcaacaacagcaatcgcagcagcagcagcaggcaatcATGCCACAGCAgccccaacagcagcagcaacagcagcaacatcagccaGATCGGAACGCCAGCAATAACTCGTCACAGGTAATGCAATCGCAGGTAACTATGCAGCACCAGCCGCAACCTCAAGCACAAAATCAAACTTCCCAGGCACTGTTACAATCGCCTGTTCAACATCCGCAGAGTCAacacccgcagcagcagcagcaacattcgCCGACGCATCCGCAGCCGTCCCAGCAGTCCTGTGGGCTGGTGCAACCCGTGCCGGCAAACGTAACGCTACCGCCGCTCCCGCcgagtcagcagcagcaacagcaccaaccTCAGCCGCATCCGGCCGTCGTGCAGCCGCCACAGCAACAGCTGTCGCCGACGCACGTCCCGATGCACGCGATGCCCCAGACCAACCATGCAGCGGCGATCGGTGGCCACAACATGCCGGCGATACCAAAGGGATCGTCCATTCCGTCCGACTTGACGAACCGGCTGAACATGATGCGCTCGAGCGCCAGCTCGGTCGGTCCCATGTCCGGCACGGATCTCGAGGGACTGGCGGACGTGCTCAAGACGGAGATCACGGCGTCGCTGTCCAACCTGGTCGACTCGATCGTGACGCGGTTCGTGCACCAGCGCCGATTTCTCGGCAAGCAGTCGGAGGCGGCAGCCGCGGCGGCAGAACAGCTGAACAAGGATCTGCTGATGGCGTCGCAGCTGCTGGACCGCAAGTCGCCCCGCACCAAGATCAGTCAGTCGGACCGGAGCAGCATCGGTGGCAGTCAATCAGGTAACGCACCTATGCTAAGTACACCTAGTCTTAACAACGCGTCCCAGCCCGTCCCGATGGGTCCGGGCGGTATGTCCGTAGGAACGCCCGCGGGCAATGGTAACtgcatccagcagcagccaacgTTGGCAAACAACGTGACCGGCTGTGGTGGAGCGCGGCTCAACGGGAGCTCGTTTCCCCCGATGCCGGGCATGAACGCGATGCACGTCCCGACTGCGGGACCGGGAGTTGATCCCAAGggtggccagcagcagcagcagcagcagcaacaacagcaaccgcaacagcagcaacagctcaGTATGAACTCGATCGGCATGCCTCCTCATGTACGTCCTTCTCCTTCTACAGCCATGTTCCAAGCGTCGAAAACGCCCCAGAACATCAACTCGGTTGCGGCCGCCGCGCTCTACAACTCGATGAACCAGGCCCTCGGAGGGACGCCCAGTCAGGTGAATCCGTTCTGCCTGCCGCCGCCGGAACCGCGCGAGCACAATCCCGAGCAGAACGAGGCCCTCAGCCTGGTGGTGACGCCGAAAAAGAAGCGGCACAAGGTGACCGACACCCGCATTACGCCGCGAACA cagcagcagccatcgcAACAGCAATCGCAGCAgcaaacgcagcagcagcttccgaTGGGTGGAGCGACCAACTGCCATGGGAGCAGTCTGGGGAatggcagcaacaacagtaatagcagcagcaacaacaacaacaacaacaacagctgcaacaaaaacaataatgcACTGAGCGGGCAGCAACAGCCTCAGTCGCAGGCAtcaacgcagcagcagcagccaaccccaggccagcagcagcagcaaccacaaTCGCAGCCGCCCGCCCAGTTTAGCAGCCAGTCGTCCGGTGGCACAGTCCAGCCGACCGGGCCGACCACCCCGACGGAATGCAAGGCGGAGCGGGCCGGGTTCCACGGTTCCGCCTCGTCGATGCTGCCCGTCTCACTGCCTACCTCGGTTGCGATTCCGAACCCATCGCTGCACGAGTCGCAAGTCTTTTCGCCCTACAGCCCCTTCTTCAATCCGCACGGTCCGCACGGTGGCCCGCACGGGCCTCAGCCGTCCCAGTTTCACCACATGAAGGTGTCGTCCAGCCCGCCCGGCATCAACGGCATGCTGGACCCACGCGATTCCCCTCCCCTGCCCCACCCGCCGACGATGCTGCATCCGGCCCTGCTGGCGGCCCACCACGGCAGCTCGCCGGACTACGGACATATCAGAGCATCGATGGATGTCAACGATCGCAACTCGGACTGTACCTCCGCCGACATCGCCTACAACGGAATGGAGCCTACTATATCCTTTTCAAACCAATCATTGTTGCTTGAAGCTTCCATTGCAGC TAATCAATCCTTAACTCCGGTGAACTCGTCAACCCTGACTCCGATGCACCTGCGCAAGGCGAAGCTGATGTTCTTCTGGGTGCGGTACCCAAGCTCCGCCGTGCTGAAGATGTACTTCCCGGACATCAAGTTCAACAAGAACAACACCGCCCAGCTGGTCAAGTGGTTCTCCAACTTCAG GGAATTCTACTACATTCAGATGGAGAAGTACGCCAGACAGGCGGTAAGCGAGGGCATGAAGAACGCAGACGACATCCACGTAAGCAATGACAGCGAGATTTACCGCGTGCTCAACCTACACTACAATCGGAACAATCACATAGAG GTGCCCCAAAATTTCCGATACGTCGTTGAGCAGACGTTGCGTGAATTCTTCCGCGCGATTCAAGGCGGCAAGGACACCGAGCAGTCGtggaaaaaatcaatttacaaaATCATCTCCCGAATGGATGATCCTGTGCCGGAGTATTTCAAATCTCCGAACTTCCTCGAGCAGCTGGAGTAA
- the LOC120948726 gene encoding homeobox protein prospero-like isoform X2 — MMSSEEDSDSFGLYVDKLLKNNPTNTVTISSNGSNSNSSNGSSSSSSNGNGSGNNSKRSRQRVDAGEPRNSYSSIPSFSSRPSFMSSGLYGAIFSQAQQQHFSGLFGPGGYGPAAASKMLNELLGRQVKQAQDATDQDTLSMLSAIEAAAASISSSVAGSIGNNGDCGLTAQDNSSGVVNGASGAVNPAKLGFESVTNLNNNNTNTNNNNTSACNNSGAGDNSGSAKAAKSGKSGSGCSGVTVPVSDVTMGSNRRSSSSSSTSSNSSTSSSSTSSSSNSSNSSNHNNAVANTNGENNGGGGGGTIGDSGAPKSSSSRNATTSSSNNNNNNSGADGSCSNGLGGVIDLDGDSTTPPATSELAHHMLRNILQGKKDLMALDHELRATIQSNQSGQHAAGGRISPDNNNVIGSKNNNHSSCSGGGANTIFDMGKLSENSLGAIVNGGELSDSSDVGACTPKAKSRGNNQNAKASHGAASDSAKCDDLLGGSADACRQSNGSGAVAVETINPKQEKSDVIDELVASLPEDDEVDETVPSPASSTGAGSNGGLIAKQELMDLDDCCLDDKERDERTPTPGSGIVPTSRAEPEALNMKRARVENIVSSMRASPAILSQPPVNGCKKRKLYHPQQHDNSAAERYAAAAAAGLNLGLTLQNFMLSSSAAAAAAAAAATNTAATTTPVTDPATTDDDEDLVETVTTPHIHQKRVEKDVLKSQLRSMQEQLAEMQQKYVQLCSRMEQQSDTTQEVVDDSSSSDIMEDDASAPDLSPEKPHHHHHHHHLSASSTQMKEVAAAGPKGQSNAAAAAAAAAAAADASSMLQMMSKMMSAKLHNSLPNAAHSLQAGGFNGAHPFLQHMQQAAAAAASMPHEPIGQQPPAPPAVAPQHSQQISNAAAMYQKLFLEQEARLVKAEQAERSLQASNQQLLQQQQQQQQQSQQQQQAIMPQQPQQQQQQQQHQPDRNASNNSSQVMQSQVTMQHQPQPQAQNQTSQALLQSPVQHPQSQHPQQQQQHSPTHPQPSQQSCGLVQPVPANVTLPPLPPSQQQQQHQPQPHPAVVQPPQQQLSPTHVPMHAMPQTNHAAAIGGHNMPAIPKGSSIPSDLTNRLNMMRSSASSVGPMSGTDLEGLADVLKTEITASLSNLVDSIVTRFVHQRRFLGKQSEAAAAAAEQLNKDLLMASQLLDRKSPRTKISQSDRSSIGGSQSGNAPMLSTPSLNNASQPVPMGPGGMSVGTPAGNGNCIQQQPTLANNVTGCGGARLNGSSFPPMPGMNAMHVPTAGPGVDPKGGQQQQQQQQQQQPQQQQQLSMNSIGMPPHVRPSPSTAMFQASKTPQNINSVAAAALYNSMNQALGGTPSQVNPFCLPPPEPREHNPEQNEALSLVVTPKKKRHKVTDTRITPRTVSRILAQDGIIPSSNQVQVDSQQSQQPQQQQQPSQQQSQQQTQQQLPMGGATNCHGSSLGNGSNNSNSSSNNNNNNNSCNKNNNALSGQQQPQSQASTQQQQPTPGQQQQQPQSQPPAQFSSQSSGGTVQPTGPTTPTECKAERAGFHGSASSMLPVSLPTSVAIPNPSLHESQVFSPYSPFFNPHGPHGGPHGPQPSQFHHMKVSSSPPGINGMLDPRDSPPLPHPPTMLHPALLAAHHGSSPDYGHIRASMDVNDRNSDCTSADIAYNGMEPTSSTLTPMHLRKAKLMFFWVRYPSSAVLKMYFPDIKFNKNNTAQLVKWFSNFREFYYIQMEKYARQAVSEGMKNADDIHVSNDSEIYRVLNLHYNRNNHIEVPQNFRYVVEQTLREFFRAIQGGKDTEQSWKKSIYKIISRMDDPVPEYFKSPNFLEQLE; from the exons ATGATGTCATCGGAGGAAGACTCTGATTCTTTCGGTTTGTACGTCGATAAGTTGCTAAAGAACAACCCTACCAACACAGTGACGATCAGCAGTAACGGCagtaacagcaacagcagcaacgggagcagcagcagcagcagcaacggcaacggcagcgGCAACAATAGCAAGCGCAGCAGACAGCGCGTAGACGCGGGCGAGCCAAGAAACAGCTACTCCTCGATACCCAGCTTCAGTTCGCGGCCGTCCTTCATGAGCAGCGGTCTATACGGGGCTATTTTTAGCCaggcgcagcagcaacatttcAGCGGACTATTCGGTCCCGGCGGTTACGGACCGGCGGCCGCCAGCAAGATGCTCAACGAACTGCTCGGCAGGCAAGTGAAGCAGGCCCAGGACGCGACCGACCAGGATACGCTGAGCATGCTGTCGGCCATTGAGGCTGCCGCggccagcatcagcagcagtgtgGCCGGCAGCATCGGCAACAACGGCGACTGCGGGCTTACCGCCCAGGACAACAGTAGTGGTGTGGTGAACGGTGCCAGTGGTGCGGTCAATCCCGCCAAGCTCGGGTTCGAAAGTGTGACGAAtctgaacaacaacaataccAACACGAACAATAATAATACGAGCGCGTGCAACAATTCTGGCGCCGGTGATAATAGCGGCAGTGCGAAGGCTGCCAAGAGCGGCAAGAGTGGTAGTGGTTGTAGTGGTGTAACTGTGCCGGTGTCGGATGTGACGATGGGCTCGAACCGGCGTAGTAGCAGCTCGAGCAGTacgagcagcaacagcagtaccagcagcagcagcactagcagcagcagcaacagtagcaacagcagcaatcaCAATAATGCTGTTGCGAACACTAATGGTGAAAACAacggaggtggtggtggcggtacgATCGGTGACAGTGGTGCGCCCAAGTCATCGAGCAGTAGGAACGCaactaccagcagcagcaacaacaacaacaacaacagtgggGCGGACGGTTCTTGCAGTAATGGCCTCGGTGGTGTTATAGACCTTGACGGTGACTCTACAACACCACCCGCCACGAGCGAGCTGGCCCACCACATGTTGCGCAACATCCTGCAGGGCAAGAAGGACCTGATGGCTCTCGATCACGAGCTGCGCGCGACGATCCAGAGCAACCAGAGTGGCCAGCATGCCGCCGGCGGTCGGATATCGCCCGACAACAACAATGTGATCGGCAGcaagaacaacaaccacagcagctgcagcggcggcggcgccaACACGATCTTCGACATGGGTAAGCTCAGTGAGAACAGCCTCGGCGCGATCGTGAACGGCGGCGAGCTGAGTGATTCGAGTGATGTGGGCGCGTGCACACCCAAGGCCAAGAGCCGGggcaataatcaaaatgcgaAAGCGAGCCACGGTGCAGCTAGTGATAGTGCGAAATGTGATGATTTGCTGGGCGGGTCGGCGGACGCGTGCCGCCAGTCGAACGGCAGTGGTGCGGTGGCGGTGGAAACGATCAACCCGAAGCAGGAGAAGAGCGACGTGATCGACGAGCTGGTGGCGTCCCTGCCGGAGGACGACGAGGTGGACGAAACCGTACCGTCGCCGGCGTCCTCGACCGGGGCCGGCAGTAACGGGGGGCTCATTGCGAAGCAGGAGCTGATGGACCTGGACGACTGCTGCCTGGACGATAAGGAGCGGGACGAGCGGACGCCCACGCCCGGCAGCGGCATCGTGCCGACGAGCCGAGCCGAACCGGAAGCGCTCAACATGAAGCGGGCCCGGGTGGAAAACATCGTGTCGTCGATGCGCGCTAGCCCGGCCATTCTGTCCCAGCCGCCGGTGAACGGATGCAAGAAGCGCAAGCTGTACCACCCCCAGCAGCACGACAACAGTGCGGCGGAGCGGTAcgcagcggcggcagcggccggCCTGAACCTAGGCCTAACGCTGCAGAACTTCATGCTGAGCAGCAgcgcggcggcagcggcggcggctgcggcggcgaCCAACACGGCCGCCACGACGACGCCCGTCACCGATCCGGCCacgaccgacgacgacgaggacctGGTCGAGACGGTCACGACGCCCCACATCCACCAGAAGCGGGTGGAGAAGGACGTACTTAAGTCGCAGCTGCGCTCGATGCAGGAGCAGCTGGCGGAGATGCAGCAGAAGTATGTGCAATTGTGCTCGCGCATGGAGCAGCAGTCCGACACGACGCAGGAGGTCGTGGACGACAGCTCGTCGAGCGACATCATGGAGGATGACGCGAGCGCGCCCGACCTGTCGCCCGAAAagccccaccaccaccaccaccaccaccatctgtCCGCGTCCAGCACGCAGATGAAGGAGGTGGCGGCGGCCGGACCGAAGGGCCAGTCGAACGCGGCAGccgcggcggcggcagcggcagcagccgcCGATGCGTCCAGCATGCTGCAGATGATGAGCAAGATGATGTCGGCCAAGCTGCACAACTCGCTGCCCAATGCGGCCCACTCGCTGCAGGCGGGCGGCTTCAACGGGGCGCACCCGTTCCTGCAACACATGCAGCAGGCGGCGGCCGCGGCCGCTTCGATGCCGCACGAGCCGATCGGGCAGCAGCCACCAGCGCCACCGGCCGTGGCGCCCCAGCATAGCCAGCAGATCAGCAATGCGGCGGCGATGTACCAGAAGCTGTTTCTCGAGCAGGAAGCGAGGCTAGTGAAGGCGGAACAAGCGGAACGGAGCCTGCAGGCTTCGAACCAGCAGCttctgcaacagcagcagcagcaacaacagcaatcgcagcagcagcagcaggcaatcATGCCACAGCAgccccaacagcagcagcaacagcagcaacatcagccaGATCGGAACGCCAGCAATAACTCGTCACAGGTAATGCAATCGCAGGTAACTATGCAGCACCAGCCGCAACCTCAAGCACAAAATCAAACTTCCCAGGCACTGTTACAATCGCCTGTTCAACATCCGCAGAGTCAacacccgcagcagcagcagcaacattcgCCGACGCATCCGCAGCCGTCCCAGCAGTCCTGTGGGCTGGTGCAACCCGTGCCGGCAAACGTAACGCTACCGCCGCTCCCGCcgagtcagcagcagcaacagcaccaaccTCAGCCGCATCCGGCCGTCGTGCAGCCGCCACAGCAACAGCTGTCGCCGACGCACGTCCCGATGCACGCGATGCCCCAGACCAACCATGCAGCGGCGATCGGTGGCCACAACATGCCGGCGATACCAAAGGGATCGTCCATTCCGTCCGACTTGACGAACCGGCTGAACATGATGCGCTCGAGCGCCAGCTCGGTCGGTCCCATGTCCGGCACGGATCTCGAGGGACTGGCGGACGTGCTCAAGACGGAGATCACGGCGTCGCTGTCCAACCTGGTCGACTCGATCGTGACGCGGTTCGTGCACCAGCGCCGATTTCTCGGCAAGCAGTCGGAGGCGGCAGCCGCGGCGGCAGAACAGCTGAACAAGGATCTGCTGATGGCGTCGCAGCTGCTGGACCGCAAGTCGCCCCGCACCAAGATCAGTCAGTCGGACCGGAGCAGCATCGGTGGCAGTCAATCAGGTAACGCACCTATGCTAAGTACACCTAGTCTTAACAACGCGTCCCAGCCCGTCCCGATGGGTCCGGGCGGTATGTCCGTAGGAACGCCCGCGGGCAATGGTAACtgcatccagcagcagccaacgTTGGCAAACAACGTGACCGGCTGTGGTGGAGCGCGGCTCAACGGGAGCTCGTTTCCCCCGATGCCGGGCATGAACGCGATGCACGTCCCGACTGCGGGACCGGGAGTTGATCCCAAGggtggccagcagcagcagcagcagcagcaacaacagcaaccgcaacagcagcaacagctcaGTATGAACTCGATCGGCATGCCTCCTCATGTACGTCCTTCTCCTTCTACAGCCATGTTCCAAGCGTCGAAAACGCCCCAGAACATCAACTCGGTTGCGGCCGCCGCGCTCTACAACTCGATGAACCAGGCCCTCGGAGGGACGCCCAGTCAGGTGAATCCGTTCTGCCTGCCGCCGCCGGAACCGCGCGAGCACAATCCCGAGCAGAACGAGGCCCTCAGCCTGGTGGTGACGCCGAAAAAGAAGCGGCACAAGGTGACCGACACCCGCATTACGCCGCGAACAGTGAGTAGAATTCTAGCACAGGATGGCATTATTCCGTCCTCGAATCAGGTGCAGGTTGACTCACAGCAATCTCaacaaccgcagcagcagcagcagccatcgcAACAGCAATCGCAGCAgcaaacgcagcagcagcttccgaTGGGTGGAGCGACCAACTGCCATGGGAGCAGTCTGGGGAatggcagcaacaacagtaatagcagcagcaacaacaacaacaacaacaacagctgcaacaaaaacaataatgcACTGAGCGGGCAGCAACAGCCTCAGTCGCAGGCAtcaacgcagcagcagcagccaaccccaggccagcagcagcagcaaccacaaTCGCAGCCGCCCGCCCAGTTTAGCAGCCAGTCGTCCGGTGGCACAGTCCAGCCGACCGGGCCGACCACCCCGACGGAATGCAAGGCGGAGCGGGCCGGGTTCCACGGTTCCGCCTCGTCGATGCTGCCCGTCTCACTGCCTACCTCGGTTGCGATTCCGAACCCATCGCTGCACGAGTCGCAAGTCTTTTCGCCCTACAGCCCCTTCTTCAATCCGCACGGTCCGCACGGTGGCCCGCACGGGCCTCAGCCGTCCCAGTTTCACCACATGAAGGTGTCGTCCAGCCCGCCCGGCATCAACGGCATGCTGGACCCACGCGATTCCCCTCCCCTGCCCCACCCGCCGACGATGCTGCATCCGGCCCTGCTGGCGGCCCACCACGGCAGCTCGCCGGACTACGGACATATCAGAGCATCGATGGATGTCAACGATCGCAACTCGGACTGTACCTCCGCCGACATCGCCTACAACGGAATGGAGCCTACT TCGTCAACCCTGACTCCGATGCACCTGCGCAAGGCGAAGCTGATGTTCTTCTGGGTGCGGTACCCAAGCTCCGCCGTGCTGAAGATGTACTTCCCGGACATCAAGTTCAACAAGAACAACACCGCCCAGCTGGTCAAGTGGTTCTCCAACTTCAG GGAATTCTACTACATTCAGATGGAGAAGTACGCCAGACAGGCGGTAAGCGAGGGCATGAAGAACGCAGACGACATCCACGTAAGCAATGACAGCGAGATTTACCGCGTGCTCAACCTACACTACAATCGGAACAATCACATAGAG GTGCCCCAAAATTTCCGATACGTCGTTGAGCAGACGTTGCGTGAATTCTTCCGCGCGATTCAAGGCGGCAAGGACACCGAGCAGTCGtggaaaaaatcaatttacaaaATCATCTCCCGAATGGATGATCCTGTGCCGGAGTATTTCAAATCTCCGAACTTCCTCGAGCAGCTGGAGTAA